The genome window TAGATAACTTCTACTCCTCCCAGGCCCCCAATCATATCATACCATGATATCAACAATAGATGCTAACAGTTTTCTTTAACACTGGGCCCTTTAACTTAAGGGCCAGCTTGacaaccattttgtttttaatttttggtttcaCTTTTCGTGCTTGAGACAATAGGAAAGTGTATGGGGGGAAAGGAAGAATGAAGAAGGGTGATGGGAGAAAggggaagaaaatgaagaaaggaATGAAAACGAAATCTTGTGAAAACAACGTAAAATAGTTTTTGGTTTCTAGTTTTCATTTTGTGAGCCTTTCCGTGTACATGTCTTCTACAATTCTACCATCATCCTTCATCCACTTTTCTTCGTCCCTCCTTTCCCCTATGTAACCAAAagcgaaatggttatcaaattgGCCctaaatttcttttgtttacgaTTTTGGGTAACGTGAGCTAAAAGGTTTTGACCACAGAAACTCATCtgctttctggaattattattAATCCTGACTTTGTCTGGGGATTGTCCCCGGTTAGAAGGTTACGCTCGATAGCAGGCTTCCCCTTTTGTATAATATCCTGAAATTGTTTATGGTGTCTGTGTGCAGTGTCTCGAATGGACCAGATGGAGAACTTTGAGTTACCCGAGTTTACATACTTCACCAGCAAGCAGAGACGATGAGCCAGTTAACTTTTAATCAATGTTTCATCAgtttaagttggttttgtttACGAAGTGTTATGCTTGGGTGACATTTTGTTATTCTGTAATACCAGCAAATTTTGCTTCTGAACTTATGCCATTATGTACCAATTTGTTGTCAACTAATACAAGACACCAAGTCAATGCATCTCTTATACAACTGAATTTGAGTTGGATTTTTGTCTCGTCGGTCGCACTAGTTCTTCATATAACCAACATCTGCAGTGATTTTGACACGTTTTAGCTTTGTAAACTACTGCATGAACATCCCTGTCAACTTTCGTTTCTCATGAAGAAAAGGGTGGAACAAAGGAAGAATAGCAAGCAACCTATTTGCCAGAAATCAAACAACGAAGATGAATACTTCCCATTCGTAGAACATAGCTTTGTTAGATGTACAGAATATACAGCATTACAAACAACCTGACTTTTAGTAACACAACAATCAGCAGCTTATGCCTTCGGGGTGAGAAAAACAGAGCCCCCTCACATCCGTTTTAGGCCCTTTCGCTTCTGTACATAACTCACTCATTGGACCATGTCTTTGTTTCATGAGTTACAGTCCAGTACACCCTTCAGTAAATTGAGCCCTTCTAAAGATATGCTCCTTCGAACTCTGGTTTGCGGTATCTCTATTTTAGGGGGAGGGTCCGGTAGAAAACAAACCACAATAACAGTTAAATTATCACATGCGTTGCGCATGAGCGCCTCCCTGACCAGTTCTCTTGAGCATCTCTCAGGATCATTGTGGACCATCAATTCTTTCCTTGTCATTGTGACGGCGCATTGGCTGCTCATTACGTCCCACAAGCCATCACACCCCATTATCAAAAACTCATCATCTTCAGTCAGGCGTGTCTCCTGCAACTCAGGCTCTGCACTTAGAGGACAGGCAGAGCCTTTTGCACCCTTCATGTGCCAGTCTCCTAGAGCACGGGCCACAGATAATTGGCCATTGAGATAACCGTCATATATGACACCGCCAAGATTCTCAATTCTTAGTCTTTCAGATTTACAATTTGGTTTGTGGTCTTTTGACATCTCTACTGCTCTACCCCGCCTCCCCAACACAGCTCGACAATCCCCAGCATTAGCAACTATCAGGGTCCTGCGGGAAGTACAGAGTATGTAAGACTAAGGCATGAAACCTAATTAAGATTCACCACTTCTAAATGCAAAGTATTTAGAATCAATTCTATGCAAACTCAACGCTCATCATTCAATTTCGTTCTTCTTTCATAATTTACATAGAGAACTATCACAAGATTCACAACTGTAGTCAGATATAAGTACGCCTTATCTACAGAAACCAGTATAGGCACGAGATGTCCTGGAACCTGGGAGTTAAACTTGTGCCTAATTAAAACAACTGTAAGAAAAACTAGCAAAAAGTTCATCAGCACCAGTAGCATCCCAAATGCAAATATATACttaaaaagtagcaaaagagtgGCCTTACCTTCCCCAAATCAGGGAAGTCAGGGCAGTAGTGCCAGAGGAGATGTCAAGAGAAATCACATCTGCaaatgcacaatcagctttcaGATAAGCACTCTTAATGGCCCTGTCCAAACACCTTGGAAAATGGGAATCATCAACAATGTATTTAAGGATGTTTTTTCTGATAAATGATGCTGCATCTGTGCCTCCGTGACCATCAAATACCTGTTTACATGTGTACAAATTaatatcacaaaaaaaatctGTATAAAACGCAATGTACGCCACTTTCCAAGATCACTATCCCAATTACAAGAGAGGGAAGGGCAGACACCATTGAATTTAATAGAAAGTATGTAAATAATTATTTACTAAATAATGGTCAGATAAAAGTAAAAAAGACTATTAACAATTGAAAGTCCAGTATACTAATTTCTCAATCCATGGATTCAGCCAGTTTATCTCCAATTAACATATACTAATCTCTCACTACAGGGAAAATATTTATTACAACTATATTAACGACAACATTTTGTATAAGGAAGATAAAATAAATCATTGGAGGTCAGTGATACTACAGAGTACAAAATTGTTTAACTTGGGAAAAGACTGATGATGATCAAATACTTCTTGGGCAAAGCTATATGGTGGCCAGGGGAGCACGTGCCCCCTCACATTTATTGCAAAGTAAACTTCTCCTAATATGCTGTCTTTCAAaccattttgatgatttttatttggtcttttttctaaaaaaattattctttGTATCTTTTGCAGACAGCAACCTTCCTTGGTCCAATATATTTACATTTCCTAGTTCGCACATTTTTTTCTCGTCCTACACATCTCTATTTATTTTTGGGCGTTGAACTGGAGAAATCATTTGAAAATCAAGGGACATAATAAAACAAAGGTGTGCAAAATGATAAAGGATGTACGAAAACCATTTCCCTTAGGGAAACTTGAGTTTTTTTCCCTTCTGAAATTGATTTATATTAGGGATACAAATTGAGGGTGCCCCCTATGTATAAAACTCCTGGCTTTGCCCCTGCTTTTGAGTATGGATTAACAAGTAACAACCCTGCTATATACTCTACAGGAACCACAATGATAAAGAAGCAGACAAATTACTAATGTTCCATCAACTATCCTGCCTTAAGAAGGGCATTAAAATGTCTTCTGACTAATGAACAGTTAAAGTGGTAAGGTAAGAAGGGGACGCTCACCCCATAGAAAGCTCCAGGTGAAGAGAAGTCATCAGTTTCACCAAAATGATCAATAAGATTATCTATGCATACGTGTTCATCCTCCATGTACTGTTTAGGTCCTCTTTCAGCACAACTTCCTGAACGGAACACAGGGAGAAACCTTGACTTTTGATTGGAGGGCGACTTAGTGGATACACTGTCATCATCCAACTGGAGAAAGGTGATAAAGTCAGTTCAAATGAAATCCTGAAATTTGATGCCAAAAGAAAACAGAAGGGAAAACTGAATACAATAAAAACAAATTCACTCTTTTAGATGCGAAAAGACAgtggaaaagaaaaacagaactTGGAATCTTACAATTTTTGGAAGGGaaatgttattggcactccaaaaatctcattttgcactccaaactttctatacttagaaagaaaaatacacttgtgaggagtgtaaaatgagattttaggGTGCTAAAAACACTTCCCTTTTTTTGAATTGCATCAGTATTATAAAGATTCCAAACATGATTTTCCTTTTCAAGTTAATTGCACAAAAACAGAAACCAAAGCAAAACATTACAAGAACGATCCAGAGCATATGCAAGGATGAAAAACGAGCCCACAGTAACCTTTACCTTATCCAAAACACTAATCTCATGAAGCGATTTTATCAAAGACAAGTTTTTACACACAGACCACAAACTGGAAAACAAAGTTTGGGTCCTTTTGCATGTGATGAAAAGATATAGTTATTGATCTTCGTTTCATGCTAAAAAAGAACAAATTTATACTCCTAG of Malus sylvestris chromosome 6, drMalSylv7.2, whole genome shotgun sequence contains these proteins:
- the LOC126626405 gene encoding probable protein phosphatase 2C 27, with the translated sequence MTFDLPVSMAAGTEFSPPSSVLEVGCNKDNAAALEGEVSDSLSDLKQMTNRKPPRYSSALRHSVSSVGHLTADDLLDDDSVSTKSPSNQKSRFLPVFRSGSCAERGPKQYMEDEHVCIDNLIDHFGETDDFSSPGAFYGVFDGHGGTDAASFIRKNILKYIVDDSHFPRCLDRAIKSAYLKADCAFADVISLDISSGTTALTSLIWGRTLIVANAGDCRAVLGRRGRAVEMSKDHKPNCKSERLRIENLGGVIYDGYLNGQLSVARALGDWHMKGAKGSACPLSAEPELQETRLTEDDEFLIMGCDGLWDVMSSQCAVTMTRKELMVHNDPERCSRELVREALMRNACDNLTVIVVCFLPDPPPKIEIPQTRVRRSISLEGLNLLKGVLDCNS